The Formosa sp. Hel1_33_131 genome window below encodes:
- the dut gene encoding dUTP diphosphatase, whose translation MTIKIINKSAHQLPEYETGASAGMDLRANILEAVILKPLARAIIKTGLFIELPVGFEAQVRPRSGLAAKHGLTVLNSPGTVDADYRGEIGVILVNLSNTDFKIENGERIAQLVIAKHERADWLEVEQLTETARGQGGFGSTGK comes from the coding sequence ATGACCATTAAAATTATAAACAAATCAGCCCATCAACTTCCTGAATACGAAACAGGCGCATCCGCAGGAATGGACCTTCGCGCGAATATTTTAGAAGCGGTTATTTTAAAACCATTAGCCCGTGCAATTATCAAAACAGGCTTGTTTATAGAGCTCCCTGTGGGGTTCGAAGCACAAGTGCGACCCAGAAGTGGTCTGGCAGCAAAACATGGCTTAACAGTCCTGAACAGCCCTGGCACTGTGGATGCAGATTACCGTGGTGAAATAGGCGTTATTTTAGTGAACCTATCCAATACAGATTTCAAAATAGAAAATGGTGAACGCATCGCGCAATTGGTCATCGCAAAACACGAACGGGCAGATTGGCTCGAAGTAGAACAACTCACCGAAACCGCTCGTGGCCAAGGTGGATTTGGAAGCACTGGAAAATAA
- a CDS encoding tetratricopeptide repeat protein, which translates to MKRTRHGFVVFCILISSFGIQAQAETDNLLSVSNDSTHVKFQNHFYDAMKQKALENYSKAIDELIICKSLKPTESVVFHELGINYFKLKQYESAEYNFQKAIALDADNFWYRESLYHLYIDQKRFDEAILALQPMLSRHPDYKQDLVNLYLEAGRYDDALTVLDDLDNTLGIKASRDQIRKELYDLSGAEDKRIAHLQKRLQETPEEPTNFLNLIYAYSKLDQKKEAFETALEFLKQHPKSHLVHVALYKFYLDAKEYDKAIASMKIVTTSTVVVPSLKVKVLNDFMRFIAEFPEYEFALADVTNTVSENTPSRSDLEWADYYYNQKAYLKAISSYSKALEFDPDNFTIIKNLALLYLETNQFETAVLFTDDQMELYPSQPLLYLVNGTANRQLNNLDLAVESLTTGLDYLFDNKKLEHDFYKQLSTAFELQGNIEESEAFTKKAMALENN; encoded by the coding sequence ATGAAGAGAACACGACATGGTTTTGTAGTTTTTTGTATCCTGATAAGTTCGTTTGGGATACAAGCACAAGCTGAGACAGACAATCTTTTGTCAGTTTCAAACGACAGTACCCATGTCAAATTTCAAAATCATTTTTATGATGCGATGAAACAAAAAGCACTTGAAAATTATTCCAAAGCGATTGATGAATTAATAATTTGTAAGTCCTTAAAACCAACGGAATCGGTGGTGTTTCATGAGTTGGGTATTAATTATTTCAAGTTGAAACAATACGAAAGTGCCGAATATAATTTCCAAAAAGCCATCGCATTAGATGCTGATAATTTTTGGTATAGAGAAAGTTTGTACCATTTGTATATAGATCAAAAACGTTTTGATGAGGCTATTTTAGCGCTCCAACCAATGCTGTCGCGCCATCCAGATTATAAACAAGATTTAGTGAATCTCTACCTAGAAGCGGGACGTTACGACGACGCACTCACCGTTTTGGATGATTTAGATAATACACTAGGAATAAAGGCATCTAGAGATCAAATCCGAAAGGAGCTATACGATTTAAGCGGGGCTGAAGACAAGCGGATTGCGCACCTTCAAAAACGCTTGCAAGAAACACCCGAAGAACCCACTAATTTTTTGAATCTCATTTACGCCTATAGCAAGTTAGATCAAAAAAAGGAAGCGTTTGAAACCGCTCTGGAATTTTTGAAACAACATCCAAAATCTCATTTGGTTCATGTGGCCTTGTATAAATTTTATTTAGATGCGAAAGAGTATGATAAGGCGATCGCCTCCATGAAAATTGTCACGACCAGTACCGTTGTGGTGCCCAGTCTTAAAGTGAAAGTGTTGAATGATTTTATGCGGTTTATAGCCGAGTTTCCAGAGTATGAATTCGCTTTGGCAGACGTTACCAATACCGTCAGTGAAAACACCCCGAGCCGCTCCGACTTAGAATGGGCGGATTATTATTACAATCAAAAAGCCTATTTAAAAGCAATTTCTTCGTATTCAAAAGCCTTGGAATTTGACCCTGATAATTTTACAATTATTAAAAACCTAGCTCTGCTATATTTGGAAACCAATCAATTTGAAACGGCCGTCTTATTCACCGATGATCAGATGGAGTTATACCCTTCTCAACCTCTATTATATTTAGTCAATGGCACTGCAAACAGACAGCTTAACAACTTAGATTTGGCGGTTGAATCCCTCACCACAGGATTGGATTATTTGTTCGATAATAAAAAACTTGAACACGATTTTTACAAACAACTCAGCACTGCCTTTGAGCTACAAGGTAATATTGAAGAGTCAGAAGCGTTTACTAAAAAAGCAATGGCATTAGAAAATAATTAA
- a CDS encoding DUF4292 domain-containing protein translates to MKQLKNFTYSIVLTLLFLGCKSTKIVQSSETLDSKMSVKQIVKNHNKLQSKFNTLQGRLKVEYIQGDRSETHTLTLRMENDKTIWVNAFLNMVRVKITPDRVRFYNKLDNTYFDGDYALISEFLGADLQFENLQNLLLGEAIFNLKPKEFKKKTHPNSYMLTPKQPNALFDLLYLINPTYFKLDAQLLSQSLKQNVLKIQYQSYQKVAGLVLPENMAITATNTNEQTTLNLNIKSVSLDQPLRFPFNIPKGFKAIELK, encoded by the coding sequence ATGAAACAGTTGAAAAATTTTACATACAGCATCGTTTTAACCCTTCTTTTTTTGGGGTGTAAAAGCACGAAAATAGTTCAGTCTTCTGAGACCTTGGATTCAAAGATGTCCGTGAAGCAAATCGTTAAAAACCACAATAAACTTCAGTCTAAATTTAACACCTTACAGGGCCGATTAAAAGTGGAGTACATCCAAGGCGACCGTTCTGAAACACACACCTTGACACTGCGAATGGAGAATGATAAGACCATTTGGGTCAATGCATTTCTGAATATGGTACGGGTTAAAATAACCCCAGACCGTGTGCGTTTTTACAACAAATTAGACAACACCTATTTTGATGGTGACTATGCCTTAATTAGTGAGTTTTTAGGAGCCGACCTTCAGTTTGAAAATCTTCAAAATTTACTTTTAGGCGAAGCCATTTTTAATTTGAAACCCAAGGAATTCAAAAAGAAGACCCATCCAAATTCGTATATGCTAACACCCAAACAGCCCAATGCACTTTTTGATTTGTTATATTTAATCAACCCCACGTATTTTAAATTGGATGCTCAGTTATTAAGTCAATCATTGAAACAAAACGTCTTAAAAATTCAGTACCAATCCTATCAGAAAGTAGCGGGATTGGTTCTTCCTGAAAATATGGCGATCACGGCAACCAATACGAATGAACAAACGACCTTAAATTTGAATATAAAATCCGTAAGTTTGGATCAACCATTACGATTTCCTTTTAACATCCCAAAAGGATTTAAAGCTATTGAATTAAAATGA
- a CDS encoding murein hydrolase activator EnvC family protein has product MKPTSARFTLSILLLTLMLHFSGFSQSKKQQELEERRRELTREIQQIGALLFEGKKEQKSVLSVVEDLDFKIKVRKNLISITNQQANLLTREINSNQTKITKLRAKLKALKADYAKMIVKSYKSRADQSKLMFLLSSANFQQAYKRLQYIKQYANYQKLQAELIKTETAKMQQLNIELVTQKKNKQTLIEENKMAKSIFDKERTQQNTLIKDIKNNLSKFTAQIKTKQRESNKIDKEIRKIIQAAIAASNKKAGKSSKSKVFSLTPEQKILAANFTSNKGKLPWPVANGVVKLRYGNNPSPIDRSLTIKSNGVRIATNIGEEVRAVFEGVVQGIMTPKNGNNTIMIRHGNYITVYKNLSKFYVQKGDKVTTKQVIGEVITNKASGESILSFGIYKDSSIQNPSQWIYRL; this is encoded by the coding sequence ATGAAACCAACCAGCGCACGTTTTACCTTAAGCATCCTTTTACTGACGTTAATGCTGCATTTTAGTGGCTTTTCTCAAAGTAAGAAGCAGCAAGAATTAGAAGAACGCCGCCGCGAACTGACCCGTGAGATTCAACAAATAGGTGCCTTGTTGTTTGAAGGTAAAAAGGAACAAAAATCGGTGCTATCGGTTGTGGAAGATTTGGATTTTAAGATTAAAGTGAGAAAAAATCTTATCAGTATTACCAACCAACAAGCCAATTTATTAACGCGAGAAATTAACAGCAATCAAACAAAAATCACGAAACTAAGAGCGAAGCTCAAAGCTTTGAAAGCTGATTACGCGAAAATGATTGTCAAGTCCTATAAGAGCCGAGCCGATCAAAGTAAGCTTATGTTTTTACTGTCGTCCGCCAATTTTCAACAAGCTTATAAACGCTTACAGTATATAAAACAATACGCCAATTATCAAAAGCTTCAAGCGGAGTTGATCAAGACAGAAACGGCTAAAATGCAACAGCTAAACATTGAACTTGTCACTCAAAAAAAGAACAAGCAAACGCTTATTGAAGAGAATAAAATGGCTAAGTCGATTTTTGACAAAGAACGCACACAGCAAAACACCTTGATTAAAGACATTAAAAATAATTTATCCAAGTTTACGGCGCAGATAAAAACCAAACAACGGGAATCGAATAAGATTGATAAAGAAATTCGGAAAATTATTCAAGCCGCTATCGCAGCTTCCAATAAAAAAGCAGGGAAATCTTCAAAATCAAAAGTGTTTTCATTGACTCCTGAGCAAAAGATTTTAGCTGCAAATTTCACCTCTAATAAAGGCAAGCTTCCATGGCCTGTTGCCAATGGAGTGGTCAAATTAAGGTATGGAAATAATCCGTCTCCGATCGATCGATCTTTAACGATTAAAAGTAATGGCGTCCGAATTGCAACTAATATAGGCGAGGAAGTCCGTGCCGTGTTTGAAGGCGTTGTACAGGGTATTATGACCCCAAAAAACGGAAACAACACCATCATGATTAGACACGGAAATTACATTACCGTCTATAAAAACCTGTCTAAATTTTATGTTCAAAAAGGAGATAAGGTGACCACAAAACAAGTGATTGGAGAGGTGATTACCAACAAAGCCTCAGGGGAATCCATTCTTAGTTTTGGGATCTATAAGGACAGTTCGATACAAAACCCTTCACAGTGGATTTACCGTTTATAA
- a CDS encoding acyl-CoA thioesterase encodes MESKHPKDSKTTMTDLVLPSETNAIHTLFGGELLARMDRAASIAAERHSGEIVVTASVNHVAFKHAVPLGSIVTVAAKVTRAFKSSMEVYIDVWVDDKKTETSVKVNEAIFTFVAVDGHGVPVSIPQLVPETKEEIQRFEGALRRKQLSLVLAGKMKAQEATELKALFS; translated from the coding sequence ATGGAATCTAAACATCCTAAAGACTCAAAAACAACCATGACCGACTTGGTACTGCCAAGCGAAACAAATGCAATTCACACCCTGTTTGGAGGCGAATTGTTAGCGCGAATGGACCGTGCGGCCAGCATTGCTGCGGAGCGTCATTCCGGTGAAATTGTAGTGACAGCTTCTGTGAATCATGTAGCATTTAAACATGCCGTTCCTTTGGGAAGTATCGTAACCGTTGCAGCCAAAGTCACACGTGCATTTAAAAGTTCGATGGAAGTGTACATTGATGTTTGGGTAGATGACAAGAAGACTGAAACATCTGTAAAAGTAAACGAAGCTATTTTCACGTTTGTGGCTGTAGATGGTCACGGAGTTCCTGTTTCAATTCCACAATTGGTGCCTGAGACGAAAGAAGAAATTCAACGTTTTGAAGGTGCTTTGAGACGCAAACAATTGAGTTTGGTCTTAGCCGGAAAAATGAAGGCACAAGAGGCAACGGAACTAAAAGCCCTTTTTAGCTAA
- a CDS encoding SPOR domain-containing protein: MQLSQYISDLLYRYECVTLPHFGAFLSHPISARINEATSDFYPPQKQLSFNGQLQSNDGLLASYISDVENISFEGATHKIEQQVSQLKSRLEKGDTVEFNHIGELTASEEGKILFVPADSLNYMTESFGLASFVSPSVERQAHQAVVQKLEASGAIALAPRRKSGLYMKYAAIAVLALGLGGSIGSNIYLSQIEQQNNVAQSTANATLDTKIQEATFVIDNPLPAVMVSLKKQSGDFHIVAGAFRVKANSERKLQQLKALGYNARLIGVNRYGLHQVVYESFETRKDAEKALFKIRKAENRAAWLLIKDIP; the protein is encoded by the coding sequence ATGCAACTAAGTCAGTACATCAGCGATTTACTATACCGCTATGAATGCGTTACACTCCCTCACTTTGGAGCGTTTTTATCGCATCCAATATCGGCGAGAATTAATGAGGCTACGAGTGATTTTTATCCGCCACAGAAACAGTTGTCATTTAATGGACAGCTTCAATCTAATGACGGCCTTCTGGCTTCCTATATTTCTGATGTAGAAAACATTAGTTTTGAAGGTGCTACTCACAAAATTGAGCAACAAGTTTCTCAATTAAAATCACGTTTAGAAAAAGGAGACACTGTTGAGTTCAATCATATTGGAGAATTAACCGCTTCTGAAGAAGGCAAAATCTTGTTTGTACCGGCTGACAGTCTCAATTATATGACCGAGTCTTTTGGCTTGGCTTCTTTTGTATCCCCTTCTGTAGAACGACAAGCGCATCAAGCGGTTGTTCAGAAACTAGAAGCTTCGGGTGCGATTGCCTTGGCTCCTAGACGTAAGTCTGGATTATACATGAAATATGCAGCCATTGCAGTACTGGCACTTGGCTTGGGTGGATCTATTGGATCTAATATATACCTTTCTCAAATTGAGCAGCAAAACAATGTAGCACAATCTACCGCCAATGCAACCTTAGACACTAAAATACAAGAAGCTACTTTTGTAATTGACAATCCATTGCCTGCTGTCATGGTGAGTTTAAAAAAACAAAGTGGCGATTTTCATATCGTAGCTGGAGCGTTTAGAGTGAAAGCAAATAGCGAACGAAAATTACAACAACTGAAAGCTTTGGGCTATAATGCACGTTTGATCGGTGTCAATAGATACGGTTTACATCAGGTTGTGTATGAAAGCTTTGAAACTCGAAAAGACGCTGAAAAAGCATTGTTCAAAATTAGAAAGGCAGAAAATCGTGCCGCATGGTTGTTGATAAAAGACATTCCGTAA
- a CDS encoding Bax inhibitor-1/YccA family protein has product MIKSGNPALSKKSFENLKSTSNEVMTLDGAVNKTAISMGILLFAAYYTYSNAIMDYVLIGSIGGLVVAIVTIFKKEWSPITVPIYAVLEGLALGGISKMYADAFEPGIVPQAISLTLGILFALLFAYKTKIIRATENFKLGVFAATAGIGVVYLISFLMSMFGGSGLPIMDPTNASMLSIGFSLFVVVIASLNLVMDFDFIEQGAANGAPKYMEWYGAFGLLVTLIWLYLEILKLLGKLSSRK; this is encoded by the coding sequence ATGATAAAATCAGGAAATCCCGCCCTCAGCAAAAAAAGTTTTGAAAACTTAAAATCTACCTCAAATGAAGTGATGACCCTTGATGGTGCCGTAAATAAAACCGCTATTAGTATGGGAATCTTATTGTTTGCGGCCTATTATACCTATAGCAATGCGATTATGGATTATGTGCTTATTGGCTCTATTGGAGGCTTGGTCGTCGCGATTGTAACGATCTTTAAAAAAGAATGGTCACCGATTACGGTTCCAATCTATGCGGTTTTAGAAGGATTGGCACTTGGTGGAATTTCTAAAATGTATGCAGATGCATTTGAACCTGGCATTGTTCCTCAAGCCATTTCACTTACTTTAGGAATTTTGTTTGCGCTTTTATTCGCTTACAAAACAAAAATAATCCGAGCAACAGAGAATTTTAAATTAGGCGTATTTGCAGCAACCGCTGGGATTGGTGTGGTCTATTTAATTAGTTTTTTAATGAGTATGTTTGGAGGGAGCGGTTTGCCAATTATGGATCCTACAAATGCCTCCATGTTAAGCATTGGTTTTTCTCTTTTTGTGGTCGTTATCGCCTCCTTAAATTTAGTGATGGATTTTGACTTCATTGAACAAGGCGCGGCGAATGGCGCTCCAAAATACATGGAATGGTATGGAGCGTTTGGGTTGTTGGTAACACTTATCTGGTTGTACCTTGAAATACTCAAATTGCTTGGAAAACTGAGCTCTCGAAAATAA